A stretch of the Candidatus Gracilibacteria bacterium genome encodes the following:
- a CDS encoding AbrB/MazE/SpoVT family DNA-binding domain-containing protein, translating to MSCDKKLQIQLCGTANIGSKGQIVIPKQAREVLGLQPGDSVSIVIKDNNAICIIPNESIENLLKYIQEDENMELITTQ from the coding sequence ATGTCTTGTGATAAAAAACTGCAAATTCAATTGTGTGGAACCGCAAATATAGGTTCAAAAGGACAAATAGTCATCCCTAAACAAGCTCGAGAAGTACTTTGACTTCAACCAGGAGATAGTGTGAGTATTGTTATTAAGGATAACAATGCTATTTGTATTATCCCAAACGAATCAATTGAAAATCTCTTAAAGTATATACAAGAAGATGAAAATATGGAACTTATAACTACTCAATAA